Proteins encoded together in one Camelina sativa cultivar DH55 chromosome 9, Cs, whole genome shotgun sequence window:
- the LOC104711902 gene encoding uncharacterized protein LOC104711902 has protein sequence MGVGVLKLKLMPSSFRRRVILRALVIVCAFSVVSVLRILGGASQGENDNSHNTQPCKVDECAVNFAFLGPFLFSGNGLLSNRFLKPVLNYLESEKCKDNIDLTTQVVTELTGMNLLSYDSKALCIGRRSVSAVLAMNRQGISDVSVAYMSPPVFAFKHRKFTSELRYEDASFGFVFSMDLETVAVPASLVYEIERILKPGGTGAMLVGTTSGSDSNGMVRSVSPVSSLLKNSSVVHVASLGEQLLVVFKKDGEDSFHLDQTHHHDLPAECSSVLNNRQYIGLLEPLLEEKRLDFERRIHYLPEFIDLSSRKRLVYIDIGAADHLKARSDWFFPSYPIDRKAFNSYFVHHNTSILTSYVKSPGVTFIYHPGLVATKVTVGGPADQEEEPFVEDDSFDFLAWFNETASYADFVVLKMNTSDAELKFLSELIKTGAICSVDELVLNCTGYSDCSGIFKSLRNSGVFVHQWWED, from the coding sequence ATGGGCGTTGGAGTGCTAAAGCTGAAACTGATGCCTAGCTCATTCCGTCGGCGCGTTATCTTACGCGCCCTCGTGATCGTCTGCGCTTTCTCTGTTGTATCTGTTTTACGAATCCTCGGCGGAGCTTCCCAAGGTGAGAATGATAATAGTCATAATACTCAGCCGTGTAAGGTTGATGAGTGCGCCGTGAACTTCGCGTTTCTTGGTCCGTTCCTCTTCTCAGGCAACGGATTGTTATCCAACAGGTTCCTTAAACCTGTTTTGAACTATTTGGAGTCAGAGAAATGTAAGGACAACATTGATTTGACTACTCAAGTTGTCACAGAGCTTACTGGTATGAATCTTCTGAGTTATGATTCTAAAGCTCTCTGTATTGGTCGGAGATCGGTTTCAGCTGTTCTTGCAATGAATCGACAAGGGATCTCTGATGTTAGTGTGGCTTACATGTCACCACCTGTTTTCGCTTTCAAGCATAGGAAGTTCACAAGTGAGCTACGTTACGAGGATGCATCTTTTGGCTTTGTGTTTTCTATGGATCTTGAGACAGTTGCTGTCCCTGCTTCACTTGTTTATGAGATCGAGCGTATACTTAAGCCTGGTGGAACCGGGGCTATGCTTGTTGGTACTACTAGTGGATCTGACTCAAACGGTATGGTCAGATCAGTTTCCCCTGTTTCTTCGTTGCTGAAGAACTCGAGTGTGGTTCATGTTGCTTCATTAGGTGAACAGCTTTTGGTTGTATTCAAGAAAGATGGTGAAGATAGTTTCCACTTggatcaaactcatcatcatgacCTTCCGGCTGAGTGCTCCTCTGTTCTCAACAACCGACAGTACATTGGACTATTGGAGCCTCTTCTAGAGGAAAAGCGTTTGGATTTCGAGAGACGGATTCATTACTTGCCTGAGTTCATTGATCTTTCTTCTAGGAAGAGGTTGGTTTATATTGATATTGGTGCAGCAGATCATCTTAAAGCCAGATCGGATTGGTTCTTCCCATCGTACCCTATCGATAGGAAAGCTTTTAATAGCTACTTTGTGCATCACAACACATCTATCTTGACTTCTTATGTCAAAAGCCCTGGCGTAACCTTCATCTATCATCCGGGGCTCGTAGCAACTAAAGTAACAGTAGGTGGTCCTgcagatcaagaagaagaaccttttGTGGAAGATGATAGCTTTGATTTTCTAGCATGGTTCAATGAAACAGCAAGCTACGCTGATTTCGTGGTTCTGAAGATGAACACAAGCGACGCTGAGCTGAAGTTTCTCTCAGAGTTGATAAAGACAGGAGCTATCTGCTCAGTTGATGAATTGGTTCTTAACTGCACAGGGTACAGCGACTGCAGTGGTATCTTTAAAAGCCTCAGGAACAGTGGCGTCTTTGTCCATCAATGGTGGGAAGACTAA
- the LOC104715630 gene encoding uclacyanin 1-like, protein MVTKKIFGFMVVIMFLLSCTSAKLYTVGGDYGWTIKDDSWAEHKKFHVGDSLVFEYDQDINDVAQVSSALEYDSCNSSSPKVVYNTGYDVVTFKEPGHHYFITSNEFQCRVSGLKYDVFVVNDMSPPIPSPPPPSKVHEPSRPAPPPSPSKNHAPSRQIPPPPPSMNHEPPRPTSPPPPPPSKRGKIYKVGDSKGWSVYNSYYYYRWSKDRQFRVGDTLFFQYNNKLNDVRELSDDLDFRSCEPNSTVAVYKTGHDLIKLTKPGVHYFVSLKTGLCQAGIKLRVTVQPSTEDVTLPDVPKRLSRINRCSRWRPWLCIFRPHH, encoded by the coding sequence ATGGTGACCAAGAAGATCTTTGGCTTCATGGTCgtgatcatgtttctcttgaGTTGCACCTCGGCTAAACTATACACAGTCGGTGGTGACTATGGATGGACTATCAAGGACGACTCTTGGGCTGAACATAAGAAATTCCACGTCGGAGATTCCCTCGTCTTTGAGTACGATCAAGACATCAACGACGTCGCTCAAGTTTCCAGCGCCTTAGAGTATGATTCATgcaattcttcttctcctaaagtTGTTTACAACACCGGATACGATGTTGTAACCTTCAAGGAACCAGGACATCACTACTTCATCACCTCAAATGAATTTCAATGCCGCGTCTCGGGACTTAAATATGACGTTTTTGTCGTCAATGACATGTCACCTCCGATtccttcaccaccaccaccgagcaAGGTCCATGAACCGTCACGTCCGGCTCCTCCACCATCACCAAGCAAGAACCATGCCCCTTCACGTCAgattcctcctccaccaccgagCATGAACCATGAACCGCCACGTCCGACTTCTCCGCCACCACCACCCCCGAGCAAGAGAGGAAAGATCTACAAGGTAGGTGATTCTAAAGGATGGAGCGTGTACAACAGTTACTACTATTACAGGTGGAGTAAAGATAGACAATTTCGTGTTGGAGATACTCTCTTTTTCcaatacaacaacaaactcAACGACGTTAGAGAACTCAGCGATGATCTTGACTTCAGATCATGTGAACCAAATTCTACCGTAGCTGTATACAAGACGGGACACGATCTCATTAAGCTCACCAAACCAGGAGTGCATTATTTTGTAAGCTTAAAGACCGGTCTTTGTCAGGCTGGCATTAAGCTTCGAGTCACCGTGCAACCATCAACCGAAGACGTTACTTTGCCGGATGTTCCCAAGAGGCTCTCACGTATTAACCGCTGCAGCAGGTGGCGGCCCTGGTTATGCATTTTCAGACCTCATCACTAA